The genome window TCAAGGAGCTCGCGACTTCAGACAAAAATAAGATACTCTTCGTATCTTATCAGATCAATGGGACTTTGGGTAGGAGGATACTCGATGGTGCTAAAGAGGTGAATCTGATCGATGAGAATGGCAAGATCAAGGTCGTGAATATCAAATGCAAGGTGGAGAAGGTTGAAGGCTTTAGCGGCCACAGTGATTATAATCAGATCGTAAGATTCGTCGCCAAACTTCGGCCAAAGTTACGCCGTATCATCGTATCTCATGGTGAGAAGAAGAAGATTGAGAATATGGCTTATGCATTATCGAAGATCTTTAAAATACCGACTCTTCAACCTGAAGTTCAAGAAGCTATAAAGATACGTTAGGTTTTCTCCTCCGATCTCGATCTTCTATAATCTATATTAAGCCCCTCCAGATTTTTACTCCCGGTGGTGTGATTATAATTCTTTCTTCTCCGAGTCTGGCGATATCTCCACCGATCGAGACTGTGAAGTCGTAAAGTTCCTCGACCGCACGTTTTAACTCATCCACGTCCTTTTGGGCTAACGGTGTAACCCTTAGGATCACGATCACCCTTTTAGAGACATCATCCTTGATCTTCTGTAATTCATTTATATTTCTTAGAGGAAATGCTTTAAGGTAGATCTGTGAAACCCCTTCACTCTTATCTTTACTACTCTGTTCTGTTAAATCTACGCTCAAACCTATCCTTTAATAAGTATGTTGTGACTTATTAATTTACCTCAGTCAAATCTGATTAAC of Nitrososphaerales archaeon contains these proteins:
- a CDS encoding cell division protein SepF, with the protein product MSVDLTEQSSKDKSEGVSQIYLKAFPLRNINELQKIKDDVSKRVIVILRVTPLAQKDVDELKRAVEELYDFTVSIGGDIARLGEERIIITPPGVKIWRGLI